TCAGCTTCCAGGAAGAGATCGACTGGCCGCTACCGCGACCCACCGGCGAACCCGGCCCCGCACAGCTGAAGGCGATCTTCATCCGCGCGCCGCGAGTGACGCGGATCGGCCCGGACGTCGAGGTGCTCGCGCGCTTCCAGGGCGAGCCGGTTGCCCTGCGGCAGGGCCGCCTGTTGGCACTGAGTTTTCATCCGGAGCTCACGGCGGACCCGCGCGTCCACGCCTGGTTCCTCCGGGAATTCCTGGCGGACCGCTGAGCTGCCTGGCGAAAACGCCATTCACTGCCTAGACTGATCGGAGATCGCCCCCGCGGCCGGGGGCAAGGGGGTGAGCGGTCGATGCCCTTCTACGACTACGAGTGCCGCGAGTGCGGCGAGAAGTTCACGGTCCTGCTCGGCATGAGCAGTCGCGACGCCATGGAGCCCACCCTGCCCTGTCCGCAGTGCGGGGCGAAGGGCCCGCGGCGGCTGCTGTCCAGCTTCGCCACCAGCTCGGCCGGCGACAAGGCCGGGAGCGCGCCCAGCCACAGCTGCGGCGGGGGTGGCTGAAGGATCTGATTCGGTGGGCGTTGCCTGCCGCTGTCGGAAACGAAGAAGGGGAGCGGCGTCGCCGCTCCCCTTCTGCATTCTCACCGCGCCGCGCGCCTACTTCTGCGTGTTCGCCTTGTCCTCGGCCAGCATCGCGGCCTTGGTCGCCTCGACCTTCTCGGTGGGCCACTGCTCGACAATGGCGCTGAGGATCTTCTGGTCCTCGTTCGGCCGGTCGTTCTTGTTGCGCGGCGTGCCCACGATCGCGTCCACCACCTCGATGCCGTCGATGGCCTCGCCGAAGACGCTGTACTTGCCGTCCAGGAAGGGCGCGTCGG
The genomic region above belongs to bacterium and contains:
- a CDS encoding zinc ribbon domain-containing protein; amino-acid sequence: MPFYDYECRECGEKFTVLLGMSSRDAMEPTLPCPQCGAKGPRRLLSSFATSSAGDKAGSAPSHSCGGGG